AGCTTCTATGGGCGCATTCCTATTATCGGCTGGTGCAAAAGGGAAACGTATTGCATTACCAAACGCCGAAGTTATGATTCACCAACCACTTGGTGGCGCACAAGGTCAAGCAACTGAAATCGAAATTGCGGCTAAACGTATCTTATTCTTACGCGAAAAATTAAACAAAATTATGGCCGAAAACAGTGGTCAACCATACGAAACATTGGCACGCGACACAGATCGTGATAACTTCATGACTGCTGAGCAAGCAAAAGAATATGGTTTAATCGATAAAATCTATGAGCGTAACCAACTTAAAAAATAATATTTATTAAAAGCGGCAGAGCGATTCTGCCGCTTTTTTATTTTAAACTTAGCTTGTGTAAACAACAAAAGGTAGCACTAGATAACACAATCCGCGCAAATATCGTCCGAGCTGATTAGTATAGGCATTCTAACTGTTAATCGATATTTGTAGCCTGATATTTTTCCTTATTCAATCGCTTCAATAAACCTAGTAGTACCCCATGTTGATCTACTGGTATGTTCTCTAAAAGCCTATCCGTAATTTCGTTTTGTAAAACACGCACTTCATCCAAATGCGTTTTTGCTAAATCGGTTAATTGTAATAAGATTGCCCTAAGATCATTTGGGTCAGGTTGACGAACGACCTGTTCTAAAGCATCTACAAAATCGGTAACAGACCTTGCTTTTATGCCCAAAATTCGGGCAAGTTCATTCATACGTATCGATCCTTTTTCTGCCACAGTTGAAAGAACTCGATTTCTAGGCCCAGTTAATTGGAAAGGTGAATCTACATACAAAAAAGAGGTGCTCGTGAAATTATTTCACAAACACCTCTATGATTACGCTTCCAAAAATTAATCTGCTTTTTCGATTAGTAGCTGTAGCGCATGCATCGCTTTTTCTTCATCATGCCCATCTGCGCTTAGCGTCACTGTCGTACCTTTTGCTACCGCTAAGCTCATAATGCCCATGATCGATTTGGCATTCACCTTTTTCGCTTCTTTTTCTAAAAAGACATCTGATTTATAACGATTCGCTTCTTGAACGAATAGTGCAGCTTGTCTTGCTTGTAATCCTGATTTTAGCTTGACCTCTACTTGTTTTTCGATCATTTTGAAATACTCCCTTTCACATCCGTACATCAACTTATTTATTTCATCTTATCGAAATTATCGGAAAAGAACAACAATAGAATGCAATATTTTGAAAACTTACCTTTCTAAATCTGCTCTCCGCGACGAAGTGCTTCCGCAATTTCATCGATTTTACGTAAGCGGTGATTCACGCCCGATTTACTAACAACTCCCGTTGAAACCATTTCACCTAGTTCTTTTAACGTGACATCTTGATACTCGACACGTAATCGTGCAATTTCCCGTAGTTTTTCTGGCAACTGATCTAAACCGATCGCGTTGTCAATAAAACGAATATTATCGACCTGACGTAATGCCGCGCCGATTGTTTTATTTAAATTAGCGGTTTCACAGTTTACAATGCGGTTCACACTATTACGCATATCGCGTACAATTCTGACATCCTCAAACTTTAACATAGCTGAAGTCGCACCTACTAAATTTAAAAAATCCGAAATTTTTTCTGCCTCTTTTAAATACGTGACAAAGCCCTTTTTACGTTCAATCGTTTTCGCATTCAAATCATAGTGGTTCATCAGATCAGCCAACGCCTCCCCGTGCTCCTTATAAAGCGAATAAATCTCTAAATGATATGAGGACGTTTCTGGATTATTCACTGAACCACCGGCTAAAAACGCACCACGTAAATAAGCACGGCGCTGATTATTTTTTGGAATGATCGACTGTGCAATTGTATGATTGAACTCGAAAGAATTCGAAACAATTTCTAAATCCGCTAAAATTTCACGGGCCCCTTCACGTACACGGCAAATGTATACATTGTTTTTCTTAAGGCGCATTTTTTTACGTACTAACAACTCAACATTATATGGATAAAGCTTTTTAACAATTGTATAAAGTCGACGTGCAATCGCTGCATTTTCGGTTTGTACATCTAAACTTAATTGACGATTGGCAAAGCTTAAAGATCCATTCATTCGTATAAGGGCGGACACTTCAGCTTTTAAGCTTGTGTCATCCGCTTCAATTTGCGTGAGCTCTTTTTTTGTTTCTGATGCAAATGACATTTCTGAGTTCCCCCTTTCTAGCAAACTATGTAGTAATTAGTCCTGCATTTTTTGTTGCTTTTGTGCTGCATAATCACATAGCCAATCCGCTAAATTTTTTGCATCATGACGAACTGTGCCGTCTTCTATAAGTGCAATTTCTTTTTTTATTATTTTCAAACCCATTTGAGTTAATTTTTCAACATCAAAATGTACGGGCTCTGCATTTTCTTCACGATAATGGGCGTAAATTGCAGGAGGTAATTCTTTTTCATTAAACAACACGGATTCGATAAATGATTCACCAACATGTTCATGAATTGCTTCTATGTGCTGTGATACTGAATAATTGATTGTTTCTCCTTGCTGCGTCATTAAGTTAGCAATATATATTTTTTCGCCTTTTGCCTTTACGACCGCTTGCCCAATTCCTTTTACTAATAGGTTTGGAATAATACTAGTATATAAACTTCCTGGACCAATTAAAATAAAATCGGCACGTTCAATCGCATGGATCGCGGCTGGCAACGGCTTTAAATTACTTGGTTCTAAAAAAACACGTTTAATAGGCGCATGACCTGAAGGGATTTTGGATTCTCCAACAATTGTTGTTCCGTCCGTTAGTTCGGCATGTAGAGTCACTTTTTTATTTGCAGCTGGAACGACCTTACCGTGAACATTTAATACTTTACTCATTTCAGCAATAGCATGGTTAAAGTCACCTGTAATTTCGATAAGCGCCGTTAGCATTAAATTGCCTAAAGAATGTCCATTCAAATCATTGGACTGCGAAAAGCGAAACTGAAACATTTGCTCGACTAATGGTTCCACATCAGATAGCGCCGCAATGACGTTTCGTACATCCCCAGGTGGTGGTATATCATAGTCATCTCGTAGTCGTCCAGAAGAGCCACCATCATCTGCTACTGTAACAATCGCTGTAATATCAAACGAATGCAGCTTTAATCCCCGTAGCACCGTCGATAGCCCTGTGCCTCCCCCAATGACTACGATGCGCGTTTTCTTTTTTTTCATGCTATCAATCCTTCCTATGATTGATATCTCTGTGTGAAATAATAACTCGATCATTTTTTGTTAAAAACTTACCAAAGTATTCTGCAAGTGTTACTGAGCGGTGCTGACCACCTGTACAGCCAAATGCAATCACAAGCTGTGATTTCCCTTCATTACGGTACTGTGGAATCATAAAGGCAAACAGGTCAGTTAATTTAGCAATTAACTGCTGTGTTTCATCAGTTGCTAATACGTACGATGAAACTTCCGTTTGAAGCCCTGTTTTATGACGAAGTTCTTCGACATAATATGGATTTTTTAAAAAGCGCACATCAAATACTAAATCGGCATCAATTGGAATACCATGCTTAAAGCCAAACGACATGACATTTACTGAAAATGAAGGGCTACTTTGATTATCAAATTCTTGTGCGATGCGCTCACGTAATTCACGCGGTTTTAACGAAGAAGTGTTAACAATCGTTTTTGCACGTCCTTTTAATTCAGATAATAATTGGCGCTCTAACTGAATTCCTTCAAGCGGTAAACCTTGAGGAGCTAATGGGTGTGAGCGGCGTGATTCTTTATATCGGCGCACAAGTGTGGCATCATCCGAATCTAAATATAAAATGCGTGCTAATAAATCCTCTTCTTCTAAAAGAGCATCTAGCGTTTCAATTAACGAATCGAAAAACTCACGCCCACGTAAATCCATCACAACAGCAATACGGGAAATTTTCTTTTCAGAATCCTTCATTAACGCTAAAAAAGTAATTAATAAATCTGGCGGTAAATTATCAACACAGTAATAGCCTAAGTCTTCAAAGCTATGAACAGCAACTGTTTTACCTGCGCCCGACATCCCTGTAATTATGACCAACTCATGTGTATAGCTCGAACTCCCCACAGTGTTTCTCCTCCTCTAGTTTTCTTCGATTGAATTTTGGATTTTTTCGCTAATCAACTCAAAATCTTCTGTATATTCAAATGTACCATATTGTATACCTTTGTTTAACGCTGCAAACAATAAATTAGTTCGATCACCTTCAGCCATCGGAAGTTCGTTGATACTGTCAATGGAATGCCAACCTAAAATTCCTTCGCGTGTTTCAATAAATTGTGTACCTTCCACATCATTTGCAACAAATGTATACAGCATCCACTCGTCAACTACTATATCTTCATTTTTAATAACCATTGTATAAATGCCTTTTAAATGAGCAGCTTTTGGTGTTAAGTTTGTTTCTTCTTGAAATTCGCGTACAGCGGATTCATAGATGGACTCCCCTAACTCCATTTTACCTCCTGGCGCAACAAACCAACCGCGCCTTGGCTTTTGGAGTAATAATACTTTTCCATCCTTTATAGCTAATAAATTCGTAATACGTTGCATATTTAACACCTCAATTCTTTCATGTAAGCTTACTTCTATTATACCTTGTCCTATGCATTCCGTAAAAGCGCATACTTCCATTTAATGTATATCAAAACGCCAACTACGCAAAAAGAGGTCGCTTCGGCGTAGGTACGCTCGAAACAACCTTAAACGAATTTGATTATAAGGGGGTTAAAACGAATTCATATGTTTAGTATACCCTACCTTTGTAACGATTCGATTACAATTATGTTAAAAAATTATTGATTTATTTTTTCTTTTAATTCTTCGATGTAATGTTGAGCTGATTGCGCTGCGATACTACCATCACCTGTTGCTGTAACAATTTGACGAAGCATTTTGTCTCGAACGTCACCAGCTGCATAAATACCTGGCACTGCTGTTTCCATTTTTTCGTTTGTTACAATATAGCCAGCATCATTAAGAATGTTTAACGGTGCAAATGGTGCAGTTAACGGTAGCATACCCACATATACGAAAACGCCGTCAGTTTCTACTTGAGATTCTGAACCATCTTCTGTTGATACTAATGTTACTTTACCTACTTTACCATCGACTTCGTGAATTTCGCTAACTGTTGAATTCCAAATGAAGTCGATTTTTTCATTTGCAAATGCACGGTCTTGTAAGATTTTTTGTGCACGTAATTTATCACGACGGTGAACGATTGTTACTTTATCAGCAAAACGAGTTAAGTAAACGCCCTCTTCTACTGCCGAATCACCACCACCGATAACGATTAAGTTCTT
This portion of the Solibacillus daqui genome encodes:
- the clpP gene encoding ATP-dependent Clp endopeptidase proteolytic subunit ClpP, translated to MNLIPTVIEQTNRGERAYDIYSRLLKDRIILLGSAIDDNVANSIVAQLLFLEAEDPDKDIYLYINSPGGSITSGMAIYDTMNFIKPDVSTICIGMAASMGAFLLSAGAKGKRIALPNAEVMIHQPLGGAQGQATEIEIAAKRILFLREKLNKIMAENSGQPYETLARDTDRDNFMTAEQAKEYGLIDKIYERNQLKK
- the whiA gene encoding DNA-binding protein WhiA; the protein is MSFASETKKELTQIEADDTSLKAEVSALIRMNGSLSFANRQLSLDVQTENAAIARRLYTIVKKLYPYNVELLVRKKMRLKKNNVYICRVREGAREILADLEIVSNSFEFNHTIAQSIIPKNNQRRAYLRGAFLAGGSVNNPETSSYHLEIYSLYKEHGEALADLMNHYDLNAKTIERKKGFVTYLKEAEKISDFLNLVGATSAMLKFEDVRIVRDMRNSVNRIVNCETANLNKTIGAALRQVDNIRFIDNAIGLDQLPEKLREIARLRVEYQDVTLKELGEMVSTGVVSKSGVNHRLRKIDEIAEALRRGEQI
- a CDS encoding HPr family phosphocarrier protein, with the protein product MIEKQVEVKLKSGLQARQAALFVQEANRYKSDVFLEKEAKKVNAKSIMGIMSLAVAKGTTVTLSADGHDEEKAMHALQLLIEKAD
- the trxB gene encoding thioredoxin-disulfide reductase; protein product: MSEEKIYDVVIIGAGPAGMTAAVYTSRANLSTLMIERGIPGGQMASTEAVENYPGFDTILGPELSTKMFEHAKKFGAEYAYGDVSEIIDGEDYKTIISGKKQYKTRTIIITTGAEYKKLGIPGETELGGRGVSYCAVCDGAFFKQKNLIVIGGGDSAVEEGVYLTRFADKVTIVHRRDKLRAQKILQDRAFANEKIDFIWNSTVSEIHEVDGKVGKVTLVSTEDGSESQVETDGVFVYVGMLPLTAPFAPLNILNDAGYIVTNEKMETAVPGIYAAGDVRDKMLRQIVTATGDGSIAAQSAQHYIEELKEKINQ
- a CDS encoding MarR family winged helix-turn-helix transcriptional regulator, with amino-acid sequence MAEKGSIRMNELARILGIKARSVTDFVDALEQVVRQPDPNDLRAILLQLTDLAKTHLDEVRVLQNEITDRLLENIPVDQHGVLLGLLKRLNKEKYQATNID
- the rapZ gene encoding RNase adapter RapZ, translating into MGSSSYTHELVIITGMSGAGKTVAVHSFEDLGYYCVDNLPPDLLITFLALMKDSEKKISRIAVVMDLRGREFFDSLIETLDALLEEEDLLARILYLDSDDATLVRRYKESRRSHPLAPQGLPLEGIQLERQLLSELKGRAKTIVNTSSLKPRELRERIAQEFDNQSSPSFSVNVMSFGFKHGIPIDADLVFDVRFLKNPYYVEELRHKTGLQTEVSSYVLATDETQQLIAKLTDLFAFMIPQYRNEGKSQLVIAFGCTGGQHRSVTLAEYFGKFLTKNDRVIISHRDINHRKD
- a CDS encoding NUDIX hydrolase, which gives rise to MQRITNLLAIKDGKVLLLQKPRRGWFVAPGGKMELGESIYESAVREFQEETNLTPKAAHLKGIYTMVIKNEDIVVDEWMLYTFVANDVEGTQFIETREGILGWHSIDSINELPMAEGDRTNLLFAALNKGIQYGTFEYTEDFELISEKIQNSIEEN
- a CDS encoding gluconeogenesis factor YvcK family protein; translated protein: MKKKKTRIVVIGGGTGLSTVLRGLKLHSFDITAIVTVADDGGSSGRLRDDYDIPPPGDVRNVIAALSDVEPLVEQMFQFRFSQSNDLNGHSLGNLMLTALIEITGDFNHAIAEMSKVLNVHGKVVPAANKKVTLHAELTDGTTIVGESKIPSGHAPIKRVFLEPSNLKPLPAAIHAIERADFILIGPGSLYTSIIPNLLVKGIGQAVVKAKGEKIYIANLMTQQGETINYSVSQHIEAIHEHVGESFIESVLFNEKELPPAIYAHYREENAEPVHFDVEKLTQMGLKIIKKEIALIEDGTVRHDAKNLADWLCDYAAQKQQKMQD